A part of Caloenas nicobarica isolate bCalNic1 chromosome 10, bCalNic1.hap1, whole genome shotgun sequence genomic DNA contains:
- the SLC24A5 gene encoding sodium/potassium/calcium exchanger 5, with the protein MFLAVSIVCDDYFLPSLEIISECLGLSQDVAGATFMAAGSSAPELVTAFLGVFVTKGDIGISTILGSAIYNLLGISAACGLLSSVVSRLSCWPLFRDCLAYTISVAAVLAMISDNTIYWYESASLLLIYGCYILVLCFDIKINQYLMKKFSPCCTCFTKAMEANAEQQPLVGWREESGPLIRQQSRTDSGIFQDEQDYAQLSTSLHGLDEISEDHPSVFTMPEADMKRILWVLSLPIITLLYLTVPDCRRQFWRNWFMVTFLISAAWISAITYVLVWMVTIVGETLGIPESVMGLTLLAAGTSVPDTVASVLVARKGNGDMAMSNIVGSNVFDMLCLGIPWFIKTAFINTSGPIEVNSSGLTYTAISLVCSVVFIFLAVHLNGWKIDKKLGAICLVLYLVFTILSILYELGIIGNNPTRVCGN; encoded by the exons ATGTTTTTGGCCGTGTCCATTGTGTGCGATGATTACTTCCTACCTTCTCTAGAGATCATCAGTGAAT gccttggcctctctcaAGATGTTGCTGGAGCAACTTTTATGGCAGCTGGAAGCTCTGCTCCAGAGCTTGTCACTGCTTTTCTAG GAGTCTTCGTGACAAAGGGAGATATTGGCATCAGCACCATCCTTGGATCAGCAATCTATAATCTTCTTGGTATTTCTGCAGCTTGTGGGCTGCTTTCCAGTGTG GTTTCGAGGCTATCCTGTTGGCCGCTGTTTAGAGACTGTCTGGCATATACAATTAGTGTAGCGGCGGTCCTCGCGATGATATCCGACAACACAATTTACTG GTATGAGAGCGCATCCTTATTATTGATATATGGGTGTTATATTCTGGTACTATGTTTTGACATTAAAATCAACCAATACCTCATGAAAAAGTTCAGTCCCTGCTGTACATGTTTTACAAAAGCTATGGAAGCCAATGCCGAGCAGCAGCCACTGGTTGGATGGAGGGAAGAGAGTGGACCTCTAATTCGTCAGCAGTCAAGAACAGATAGCGGAATTTTTCAAGATGAGCAGGACTACGCTCAACTTTCAACAAGCTTGCACGGGCTCGATGAAATCTCTGAAG ATCATCCAAGTGTCTTCACCATGCCCGAGGCAGATATGAAGAGAATTTTGTGGGTGTTATCCCTTCCTATTATTACACTACTCTATTTGACTGTACCAGATTGCAGAAGACAGTTTTGGAGGAACTGGTTCATGgtgacatttttaatttcagcagcATGGATTTCTGCAATAACTTATGTTCTTGTATGGATGGTAACAATAGTAG GTGAAACACTGGGAATTCCAGAATCAGTAATGGGTCTCACATTACTAGCAGCAGGAACAAGTGTACCAGATACAGTTGCAAGTGTGCTGGTGGCTCGAAAAG gaAACGGAGATATGGCTATGTCTAACATTGTAGGATCCAACGTATTTGATATGCTCTGTTTGGGAATACCCTGGTTTATAAAAACTGCCTTCATAAATACATCAGGACCCATAGAAGTGAACAGCAGTGGTTTGACATATACAGCCATCTCTCTTGTCtgttctgttgtttttatttttctggcagTTCACCTCAATGGCTGGAAAATAGATAAAAAATTGGGAGCAATTTGCCTTGTACTGTACTTGGTATTTACTATATTATCCATTTTATATGAACTTGGCATCATAGGGAACAATCCTACGAGGGTCTGCGGTAACTAG